The following proteins come from a genomic window of Streptomyces sp. Sge12:
- a CDS encoding serine/threonine-protein kinase: MAMMRLRREDPRVVGSFRLHRRLGAGGMGVVYLGSDRRGQRVALKVIRPDLAEDQEFRSRFAREVSAARRIRGGCTARLVAADLEAERPWFATQYVPGPSLHDKVAEEGPLTAAQIAAVGAALSEGLVAVHEAGVVHRDLKPSNILLSPKGPRIIDFGIAWATGASTLTHVGTAVGSPGFLAPEQVRGAAVTPATDVFALGATLAYAATADSPFGHGSSEVMLYRVVHEEPHLQGVPDALAPLVRACLAKDPEERPSTLQLSMRLKEIAAREAQGLSDGRPPAQRARVERPTGRLPEAERIGGAEEYPGRRTERRTGGSTTPRPQGGSPSGPHSRPSSSRNPQHPGGPTSRPTSGRTGGRPAPRTTGTGRRPSRPDPKLMRQRLIVFVVVTLIVALGIAAAQKL, translated from the coding sequence ATGGCGATGATGCGGCTCCGGCGCGAGGACCCGCGTGTCGTCGGCTCGTTCAGACTGCACCGGCGGCTCGGCGCCGGCGGCATGGGCGTGGTCTACCTGGGATCGGACCGGCGCGGACAGCGCGTCGCCCTCAAGGTCATCCGGCCGGATCTGGCCGAGGACCAGGAGTTCCGCTCGCGGTTCGCCCGCGAGGTGTCCGCCGCCCGGCGGATCAGGGGCGGCTGCACGGCGCGCCTGGTGGCCGCGGACCTGGAGGCCGAGCGGCCCTGGTTCGCGACCCAGTACGTACCCGGCCCCTCGCTGCACGACAAGGTGGCCGAGGAAGGCCCCCTGACGGCCGCACAGATCGCCGCCGTGGGCGCCGCGCTCTCCGAGGGCCTGGTCGCCGTCCACGAGGCCGGAGTCGTCCACCGGGACCTCAAGCCCTCGAACATCCTGCTGTCGCCCAAGGGCCCCCGGATCATCGACTTCGGCATCGCCTGGGCCACCGGGGCCAGCACCCTCACCCATGTGGGTACGGCCGTCGGCTCCCCCGGCTTCCTCGCGCCCGAGCAGGTGCGCGGCGCCGCCGTCACCCCGGCCACCGACGTCTTCGCGCTCGGCGCCACCCTGGCCTACGCGGCCACCGCCGACTCCCCCTTCGGGCACGGCAGTTCCGAGGTCATGCTGTACCGCGTGGTGCACGAGGAGCCGCACCTCCAGGGCGTCCCGGACGCGCTGGCGCCCCTCGTACGGGCCTGCCTGGCCAAGGACCCCGAGGAGCGGCCCAGCACGCTCCAGCTGTCGATGCGGCTCAAGGAGATCGCGGCCCGCGAGGCGCAGGGGCTCTCCGACGGGCGCCCGCCGGCCCAGCGGGCCCGGGTCGAGCGGCCCACGGGACGGCTCCCCGAGGCCGAGCGGATCGGCGGCGCCGAGGAGTACCCCGGGCGGCGTACGGAACGCCGTACGGGCGGCTCCACCACGCCCCGCCCCCAGGGCGGGTCCCCGAGCGGTCCGCACTCGCGGCCCTCGTCCTCCCGCAACCCGCAGCACCCCGGCGGCCCGACCTCACGGCCGACCTCGGGCCGTACGGGCGGCCGCCCGGCCCCCAGGACCACGGGGACGGGACGGCGGCCCTCACGGCCGGACCCGAAGCTGATGCGGCAGCGGCTGATCGTGTTCGTCGTGGTCACGCTGATCGTCGCGCTGGGCATCGCGGCGGCCCAGAAGCTGTAG
- a CDS encoding chorismate-binding protein produces the protein MHDLPPMARFGGLLATDLRDVTSDPAALDSTGFWAVSADFEGRLVCARFGDVRREPVPAPVPGAWRGPDPDRWTSSLDRAAYVAGVRRVREHIAAGEVYQANLCRVMSAPLPHPERADVDALTALLARGNPAPFAGTIRLAAYGVEIATASPELYLRRSGRHIESGPIKGTGRTVEDLLPKDHAENVMIVDLVRNDLGRVCATGSVAVPELCAVEEHPGLVHLVSVVSGELADGAGWPELLAATFPPGSVTGAPKSSALRIIEALETAPRGPYCGGIGWVDADRGTAELAVGIRTFWIDRETPGGPRLLFGTGAGITWGSDPDREWAETELKAARLLRVAAGRETSGTQGANGTIGRTAP, from the coding sequence GTGCACGACCTGCCCCCCATGGCCCGCTTCGGCGGCCTCCTCGCGACCGATCTCCGCGACGTCACCAGCGATCCCGCCGCCCTCGACTCCACCGGCTTCTGGGCGGTGTCCGCCGACTTCGAAGGGCGGCTCGTCTGCGCGCGCTTCGGCGACGTACGCCGCGAGCCCGTGCCCGCGCCCGTCCCCGGGGCCTGGCGCGGACCCGACCCCGACCGGTGGACCTCCTCGCTGGACCGCGCCGCGTACGTGGCCGGCGTACGGCGGGTCCGCGAACACATTGCCGCAGGTGAGGTCTACCAGGCCAACCTCTGCCGGGTGATGTCCGCGCCGCTGCCCCACCCGGAGCGCGCCGACGTCGACGCGCTCACCGCGCTCCTCGCGCGCGGCAACCCGGCCCCCTTCGCAGGAACGATTCGCCTGGCCGCGTACGGGGTCGAGATCGCCACCGCCTCCCCCGAGCTGTACCTGCGCCGGTCCGGCCGCCACATCGAGTCCGGCCCCATCAAGGGCACCGGCCGGACCGTGGAGGACCTGCTCCCCAAGGACCACGCCGAGAACGTGATGATCGTGGACCTCGTGCGCAACGACCTCGGCCGGGTCTGCGCGACGGGCTCCGTCGCCGTCCCCGAGTTGTGTGCCGTCGAGGAGCACCCGGGGCTGGTGCACCTCGTCTCCGTCGTCAGCGGCGAGCTCGCCGACGGCGCCGGCTGGCCCGAGCTGCTCGCCGCCACCTTCCCGCCCGGATCCGTCACGGGTGCGCCCAAGTCCTCCGCCCTGCGGATCATCGAGGCCCTGGAGACCGCCCCGCGCGGCCCCTACTGCGGGGGCATCGGCTGGGTCGACGCGGACCGGGGCACCGCCGAGCTCGCCGTCGGCATCCGCACCTTCTGGATCGACCGCGAGACCCCCGGCGGCCCCCGCCTGCTCTTCGGCACCGGCGCCGGCATCACCTGGGGCTCCGACCCCGACCGCGAGTGGGCGGAGACCGAGCTCAAGGCCGCCCGCCTGCTGCGGGTGGCCGCGGGCCGCGAGACCAGCGGTACCCAGGGGGCGAACGGCACGATCGGAAGGACCGCACCATGA
- a CDS encoding aminotransferase class IV: MRIWLDGELTEVGSAKVSVLDHGLTVGDGVFETLKAERGRAFALTRHLERLTRSARGLGLPDPDLDEVRRACAAVLEAEPVEHGRLRLTYTGGVSPLGSDRGDAGTTLIAAVAESARRPDTTAVVTVPWVRNERSAVAGLKTTSYAENVVALAAAHRAGASEALLANTLGRLCEGTGSNVFVVLDGELHTPPLASGCLAGITRALIIDWAGAKETDLPFEALAQAEEIFVTSSLRDAQAVLRIDDRELGTAPGPVTAEVMRIFEVKAAADIDP; encoded by the coding sequence ATGAGAATCTGGCTCGACGGAGAGCTGACCGAGGTGGGCAGCGCGAAGGTGTCCGTCCTCGACCACGGCCTGACCGTGGGCGACGGCGTCTTCGAGACGCTGAAGGCGGAGCGCGGTCGCGCCTTCGCGCTCACCCGCCACCTCGAACGGCTCACCCGCTCGGCCCGGGGCCTGGGCCTGCCGGACCCCGACCTCGACGAGGTCCGCCGCGCCTGCGCCGCCGTACTGGAGGCCGAGCCGGTCGAACACGGCCGACTGCGCCTCACCTACACCGGCGGGGTCTCCCCGCTCGGCTCCGACCGTGGGGACGCCGGCACCACCCTGATCGCCGCCGTCGCGGAATCCGCCCGCCGCCCCGACACCACCGCCGTCGTCACCGTGCCCTGGGTCCGCAACGAACGCTCGGCCGTCGCCGGGCTGAAGACCACCTCCTACGCCGAGAACGTGGTCGCCCTCGCCGCCGCCCACCGGGCCGGTGCCTCCGAGGCGCTCCTCGCCAACACCCTCGGCCGGCTCTGCGAGGGCACCGGCTCCAACGTCTTCGTCGTCCTCGACGGGGAACTGCACACCCCGCCGCTGGCCTCCGGCTGCCTGGCCGGCATCACCCGGGCCCTGATCATCGACTGGGCCGGCGCCAAGGAGACCGACCTGCCCTTCGAGGCGCTGGCGCAGGCCGAGGAGATCTTCGTGACCTCCTCGCTGCGCGACGCCCAGGCGGTGCTGCGGATCGACGACCGCGAGCTGGGGACCGCACCCGGACCGGTCACCGCCGAGGTGATGCGGATCTTCGAGGTGAAGGCGGCAGCGGACATCGATCCGTAG
- a CDS encoding GNAT family N-acetyltransferase, producing the protein MTTTLRPSGPLQHTADGARSRPYEIRVNSRPVGALLIASDTPFGPTVGEIRDLAVEEGDRRRGRATVAALAAEEVLRGWGCRRVRVSVPAQSQGGLCMAEALGYTEYSRHMAKDLPAEPPALSEGVLGRPMTEAEYGIWYAAAVEGYAENWHSRGMSAEAARAKSVADHESRLPRGLATPDTTFVVLEAAGVPVGHVWLAPHGEGSYIFDIEVRAEHRGRGHGRDLMLLAERVALAEGHRLLALHVFTDNTPALRLYQSLGYRPTDINFAKDLI; encoded by the coding sequence ATGACCACCACCCTGCGGCCGTCCGGGCCGCTCCAGCACACGGCGGACGGGGCGCGGTCGCGCCCGTACGAGATCCGGGTCAACAGCAGGCCGGTCGGCGCCCTGCTGATCGCGTCCGACACCCCCTTCGGGCCGACGGTCGGGGAGATCCGCGACCTGGCGGTCGAGGAGGGGGACCGGCGGCGGGGCCGGGCCACCGTGGCCGCGCTCGCCGCCGAGGAGGTGCTGCGCGGCTGGGGCTGCCGCCGGGTCCGCGTATCGGTGCCGGCCCAGTCGCAGGGCGGCCTGTGCATGGCGGAGGCCCTCGGCTACACCGAGTACAGCCGCCACATGGCCAAGGACCTGCCGGCCGAGCCGCCCGCCCTCTCCGAAGGGGTCCTCGGCCGCCCCATGACGGAGGCCGAGTACGGGATCTGGTACGCGGCGGCAGTCGAGGGCTACGCCGAGAACTGGCACAGCCGCGGCATGTCCGCCGAGGCCGCCCGCGCGAAGTCGGTGGCCGACCACGAGAGCCGGCTGCCCCGGGGCCTGGCGACCCCGGACACCACCTTCGTCGTCCTGGAGGCGGCCGGCGTGCCCGTCGGCCACGTGTGGCTGGCGCCGCACGGGGAGGGCTCGTACATCTTCGACATCGAGGTACGGGCCGAGCACCGGGGCCGCGGGCACGGCCGCGACCTGATGCTGCTCGCCGAGCGCGTGGCCCTCGCCGAGGGGCACCGCCTGCTGGCACTCCACGTCTTCACCGACAACACCCCGGCCCTGCGGCTGTACCAGTCCCTCGGCTACCGCCCCACGGACATCAACTTCGCCAAGGACCTGATCTAG
- a CDS encoding DsbA family protein produces MTDSVILDVWCELQCPDCHRALDDVRALRARYGDRLDIRLRHFPLEKHKHAFAAAQAAEEAVEQGQGWPYAEAVLARTAELAERGEPVLLDVARELGLDVEEFDTALIDGRHILIVDADQAEGKAIGVTGTPTYVIDGQRLDGGKSQDGLRARIEEIADRLLAPTA; encoded by the coding sequence ATGACCGATTCCGTGATCCTCGACGTCTGGTGCGAACTGCAGTGCCCGGACTGCCACCGCGCCCTGGACGACGTACGCGCCCTGCGGGCCCGCTACGGCGACCGGCTGGACATCCGGCTGCGCCACTTCCCGCTGGAGAAGCACAAGCACGCCTTCGCCGCGGCCCAGGCCGCCGAGGAGGCCGTGGAGCAGGGGCAGGGCTGGCCCTACGCGGAGGCCGTGCTGGCGCGCACCGCCGAGCTGGCCGAGCGCGGCGAGCCGGTCCTGCTGGACGTGGCGCGGGAACTGGGACTGGACGTCGAGGAGTTCGACACGGCCCTGATCGACGGGCGGCACATCCTGATCGTCGACGCCGACCAGGCCGAGGGCAAGGCCATCGGCGTGACCGGCACCCCGACGTACGTGATCGACGGGCAGCGGCTCGACGGCGGCAAGAGCCAGGACGGACTGCGCGCCCGCATCGAGGAGATCGCCGACCGCCTGCTGGCGCCCACCGCCTAG
- a CDS encoding CGNR zinc finger domain-containing protein: protein MQIPHDTRRALDVVVALVNTAAETDQPDGLSDIGALRGFVQEYSISDVGELSARDLAGVRTVRGKFAQVFASPNPRAASILINELVATAGTTPQLTDHDGYDWHVHYFAPGASVGDHLAADGGMALAFIVVSGEQERLRRCEAPDCRRAFVDLSRNRSRRYCDSRTCGNRLHVAAYRARRKEADAEASEHEEIMHGGEQQQDADHR from the coding sequence GTGCAGATCCCCCACGACACCCGTCGCGCGCTCGACGTCGTCGTCGCGCTGGTGAACACCGCGGCCGAGACGGACCAGCCCGACGGGCTCTCGGACATCGGCGCCCTGCGCGGATTCGTCCAGGAATACTCGATCAGCGACGTGGGCGAGCTCAGCGCCCGCGACCTGGCCGGGGTGCGGACCGTGCGCGGAAAGTTCGCCCAGGTCTTCGCCTCCCCGAACCCGCGTGCGGCCTCCATACTGATCAACGAGCTCGTGGCCACGGCCGGCACCACTCCGCAGCTGACCGACCACGACGGCTACGACTGGCACGTGCACTACTTCGCGCCGGGCGCGTCGGTGGGCGACCACCTGGCGGCCGACGGCGGCATGGCCCTGGCCTTCATCGTGGTCTCCGGCGAGCAGGAACGGCTGCGCCGCTGCGAGGCGCCGGACTGCCGGCGGGCCTTCGTGGACCTGTCCCGCAACCGCTCCCGGCGCTACTGCGACAGCCGGACCTGCGGGAACCGGCTGCACGTGGCGGCCTACCGGGCCCGGCGCAAGGAGGCCGACGCGGAGGCGTCAGAGCATGAAGAGATCATGCACGGCGGCGAGCAGCAGCAGGATGCCGATCACCGCTAG
- a CDS encoding SsgA family sporulation/cell division regulator: MNTTVSCELHLRLVVSSESSLPVPAGLRYDTADPYAVHATFHTGAEETVEWVFARDLLAEGLHRPTGTGDVRVWPSRSHGQGVVCIALSSPEGEALLEAPARALESFLKRTDAAVPPGTEHRHFDLDKELSHILAES; the protein is encoded by the coding sequence ATGAACACCACGGTCAGCTGCGAGCTGCACCTGCGCCTCGTTGTGTCGAGCGAGTCCTCACTGCCTGTTCCCGCGGGCCTGCGGTATGACACGGCCGACCCCTACGCCGTGCACGCCACCTTCCACACCGGCGCCGAGGAGACGGTCGAATGGGTATTCGCCCGCGACCTCCTCGCGGAGGGCCTCCACCGGCCCACCGGTACCGGCGACGTCCGCGTCTGGCCGTCCCGCAGCCACGGTCAGGGCGTCGTCTGCATCGCCCTGAGCTCACCGGAGGGAGAAGCACTGCTCGAAGCACCAGCCCGAGCACTCGAGTCGTTCCTCAAGCGGACGGACGCCGCGGTCCCGCCCGGGACCGAGCACCGGCACTTCGACCTCGACAAGGAGCTCTCCCACATCCTGGCCGAAAGCTGA
- a CDS encoding TIGR02611 family protein — protein sequence MNTGSDRGAHGSAADESTPEPTTAPAAEAAAEGEAQTPHVSKAPAFIKSNKSLHLSWQVGVFIVGLAVIAAGVAMLVLPGPGWVAIFAGLAIWATEFAWAHLVLRWTKRKVTEAAQKALDPKVRRRNIILTSVGLVIAGALIGFYLWKYGLVMPWNLKDQ from the coding sequence ATGAATACGGGGAGTGACCGCGGGGCCCACGGGTCCGCCGCTGACGAGTCCACGCCGGAACCCACCACGGCCCCGGCCGCGGAGGCCGCCGCGGAAGGCGAAGCGCAGACGCCGCACGTATCGAAGGCCCCGGCCTTCATCAAGTCCAACAAGAGCCTGCACCTGAGCTGGCAGGTCGGTGTCTTCATCGTCGGCCTCGCCGTGATCGCCGCCGGTGTCGCCATGCTCGTGCTGCCCGGCCCCGGCTGGGTCGCGATCTTCGCGGGCCTGGCGATCTGGGCCACCGAGTTCGCCTGGGCCCACCTCGTGCTGCGCTGGACGAAGCGGAAAGTCACCGAAGCCGCACAGAAGGCGCTCGACCCGAAGGTCCGCCGCCGCAACATCATCCTGACCAGCGTGGGCCTCGTCATCGCGGGCGCGCTGATCGGCTTCTACCTGTGGAAGTACGGGCTCGTGATGCCCTGGAACCTCAAGGACCAGTGA
- a CDS encoding SCO7613 C-terminal domain-containing membrane protein, protein MNTPLPPAEELALIDRELAQLDARRLYLLSRRDWLLRLLHQPGSAPAPVRWGPAAPTGSAKEASAPSAQNVLLTLGAVLLAVAALAFTLVSWGSMGIAGRSAVLAAVTAAALGAPVLLLRRGLRSTAESVAAVGLLLTVLDAYALYAVGMPDLDGTGYAAGAAAVLAAVWAGYGSGLRKLRIPLPAAVLAAQFPLPLAALAVQPGPLQLGWALLATAVLDAALALRVRWAAAVAAVAASGALLIGVAQSWSAGSAAAGVAPAALLLAGAALGVAAAWREPRASAAALVGALAAVAGLGGVVRPGLDPAWAALVHLLLALPLLAAVRGSALPAAVRRGLARAGAAVVALVAVAAASAVVPTLVARLRVLGEVWAATTPGRDPYGPGAAVPLALLISAGAAWWLSRALSRPEPAVVAVVLGWAGLFSAAALSGLPVAAVFAAQLAVTGAAGVLALRSPARGIRIAAGVCALAGAANVSLGALDGRTATFAVWGLLGAGCAAGAAYGPAPRPVRSAAAVGAVGYATGVLVAVGAVSDLAVVWWALPVLAVPALAAALGPRLGGVRLPVEIAAAVAGLLALGLSAGRAGTLALVLALAGVVCAGAAVRPDRRVLGWAAGALFAAATWVRLAEAGVTAPEAYTLPVTVPALVVGLLRRRRDPQASSWAAYGPGLAATLLPSLLAAWGDPGWLRPLLLGAAALAVTLAGAQRRLQAPLLLGGAVLAAVALHELAPYVVQVAGALPRWVPPALAGLLLLAVGATYERRLRDARRLRAAIGRLR, encoded by the coding sequence ATGAACACCCCCTTGCCGCCCGCCGAAGAGCTGGCGCTCATCGACCGCGAGCTGGCTCAACTCGATGCCCGGCGGCTGTATTTGCTGAGCCGCCGGGACTGGCTGCTGCGCCTCCTGCACCAGCCCGGCAGCGCGCCTGCCCCGGTCCGCTGGGGTCCTGCCGCCCCCACCGGGTCCGCGAAGGAGGCCTCCGCCCCGAGCGCGCAGAACGTGCTGCTGACCCTGGGGGCGGTCCTGCTGGCCGTCGCCGCGCTCGCCTTCACGCTGGTGAGCTGGGGGTCCATGGGGATCGCCGGCCGCTCGGCGGTGCTGGCCGCGGTGACGGCTGCGGCGCTGGGCGCACCCGTCCTGCTGCTGCGCCGCGGGCTGCGCTCGACGGCGGAGTCGGTCGCCGCGGTGGGGCTGCTGCTGACGGTGCTCGATGCGTACGCGCTCTACGCGGTCGGTATGCCGGACCTCGACGGCACGGGGTACGCGGCGGGGGCCGCCGCGGTGCTGGCGGCGGTGTGGGCCGGGTACGGCTCGGGCCTGCGGAAGCTGCGGATCCCGCTGCCGGCGGCGGTGCTGGCGGCGCAGTTCCCGCTGCCGCTGGCGGCGCTGGCCGTGCAGCCGGGCCCGTTGCAGCTCGGCTGGGCGCTGCTGGCGACAGCCGTGCTGGACGCGGCGCTCGCCCTGCGGGTCAGGTGGGCGGCGGCCGTGGCGGCCGTGGCGGCCTCCGGTGCGCTGCTGATCGGGGTGGCCCAGTCGTGGTCGGCGGGGTCCGCGGCGGCGGGCGTGGCCCCGGCGGCGCTGCTGCTGGCGGGCGCGGCGCTCGGCGTGGCCGCCGCCTGGCGGGAGCCGCGCGCCTCGGCGGCGGCGCTGGTGGGCGCCCTGGCCGCGGTGGCGGGCCTGGGCGGCGTGGTCCGGCCGGGTCTGGACCCGGCCTGGGCGGCGCTGGTGCACCTGCTGCTGGCGCTGCCGCTGCTGGCGGCAGTACGGGGCTCCGCGCTCCCGGCGGCGGTCCGGCGCGGGCTGGCCCGGGCGGGCGCGGCGGTCGTGGCCCTGGTGGCGGTGGCGGCGGCGTCCGCGGTGGTTCCGACGCTGGTGGCGCGGTTGCGGGTGCTGGGCGAGGTGTGGGCGGCGACGACCCCGGGCCGGGACCCGTACGGGCCGGGGGCGGCCGTTCCGCTCGCCCTGCTGATCTCGGCGGGGGCGGCCTGGTGGCTGTCGCGGGCGCTGTCGCGGCCGGAGCCGGCGGTGGTGGCGGTGGTCCTGGGCTGGGCGGGGCTGTTCTCGGCCGCGGCGCTGTCCGGCCTTCCGGTGGCGGCGGTGTTCGCGGCGCAGCTCGCGGTGACGGGCGCGGCGGGTGTCCTCGCCCTGCGCTCCCCGGCGCGCGGGATCCGGATCGCGGCCGGTGTGTGTGCGCTGGCCGGCGCCGCGAACGTGTCCCTGGGCGCGCTGGACGGCCGGACGGCGACCTTCGCGGTGTGGGGCCTGCTGGGCGCGGGCTGCGCGGCTGGAGCGGCGTACGGGCCCGCTCCGAGGCCGGTGCGCTCCGCGGCGGCCGTGGGCGCGGTCGGGTATGCCACGGGTGTCCTGGTGGCGGTGGGCGCCGTGTCGGACCTGGCGGTGGTCTGGTGGGCGCTGCCGGTGCTGGCGGTCCCGGCGCTGGCGGCGGCGCTCGGGCCGCGGCTGGGCGGGGTCCGGCTGCCCGTCGAGATCGCGGCGGCCGTGGCGGGCCTGCTGGCGCTGGGCCTGTCGGCCGGGCGGGCGGGCACGCTGGCGCTGGTCCTGGCGCTGGCCGGGGTGGTCTGCGCGGGCGCCGCGGTGCGGCCGGACCGTCGGGTGCTGGGCTGGGCGGCGGGGGCGCTGTTCGCGGCGGCGACCTGGGTCCGGCTGGCCGAGGCGGGGGTGACCGCGCCGGAGGCGTACACGCTGCCGGTGACGGTGCCGGCGCTGGTGGTGGGGCTGCTGCGGCGGCGCCGGGACCCGCAGGCCTCGTCCTGGGCGGCGTACGGCCCGGGTCTGGCGGCGACCTTGCTGCCGAGCCTGCTGGCGGCCTGGGGCGACCCGGGCTGGCTGCGTCCGCTGCTGCTGGGGGCGGCCGCGCTGGCGGTGACCCTGGCGGGCGCGCAGCGGCGGCTGCAGGCTCCGCTGCTGCTGGGCGGAGCGGTGCTGGCAGCGGTGGCGCTGCACGAGCTGGCCCCGTACGTGGTGCAGGTCGCGGGCGCCCTTCCGCGCTGGGTGCCGCCGGCCCTGGCGGGCCTGCTGCTGCTGGCGGTGGGGGCGACGTACGAGCGGCGCCTGCGCGACGCCCGCCGGCTGCGGGCCGCGATCGGCCGGCTGCGGTAG
- a CDS encoding 3'-5' exonuclease — MTRWYEGPLAAFDTETTGVDVEQDRIVSAALVVQECAGGRVRTTRWLVNPGVPVPPGATEVHGLTDEHLQRHGRWPAPVVEEIARSLGEQQVAGRPVVVMNAPFDLTLLDRELRRHRASSLSRYLDNRPLTVLDPRVLDKHLDRYRKGRRTLTDLCAHYGIELEGAHDAAADAMASLELVRAVGRRFAARLERLTPAELHTLQAVWHAAQARGLQAWFARQGTPEAVDPHWPLRPDLSTAA, encoded by the coding sequence ATGACACGCTGGTACGAGGGCCCGCTGGCCGCATTCGACACGGAGACCACCGGGGTGGACGTCGAGCAGGACCGGATCGTGTCCGCCGCGCTCGTCGTCCAGGAGTGTGCGGGCGGCCGGGTCCGCACCACGCGCTGGCTGGTCAATCCCGGGGTTCCGGTGCCCCCGGGGGCCACGGAAGTGCACGGGCTGACCGACGAGCACCTGCAGCGTCACGGGCGCTGGCCGGCGCCGGTGGTGGAGGAGATAGCCCGCTCGCTCGGGGAGCAGCAGGTGGCGGGCCGGCCGGTGGTGGTGATGAACGCGCCGTTCGATCTGACGCTGCTGGACCGGGAGTTGCGCCGGCACCGGGCGTCGTCACTGTCGCGCTATCTGGACAACCGGCCGCTGACGGTGCTGGATCCGCGGGTGCTGGACAAGCACCTGGACCGGTACCGCAAGGGCCGCCGGACGCTGACGGACCTGTGCGCGCACTACGGGATCGAGCTGGAGGGCGCGCACGACGCGGCGGCGGACGCGATGGCCTCGCTGGAGCTGGTGCGGGCGGTGGGGCGGCGGTTCGCGGCCCGGCTGGAGCGGCTGACGCCGGCCGAGCTGCACACGCTGCAGGCCGTGTGGCACGCGGCGCAGGCGCGCGGACTCCAGGCGTGGTTCGCCCGCCAGGGCACTCCGGAAGCGGTGGATCCGCACTGGCCGCTGCGGCCGGACCTGTCGACGGCCGCGTAG
- a CDS encoding DUF4365 domain-containing protein has translation MALTQPEPGGVLHEGTGPRTAALRGTLATTACMETLQVGYLHAVAAAAGCSLSQPFPDNGIDWHVSHGAPEHVVDDEVTIKVQLKATYQIPPRPAGPSFGFTLDNEHLVKLARTPVAVHKILVVMLVPRERDQWLAAGHDRLDLRHCCYWTNLAGHPVTGRRRTTVRIPTTRIFDDRALCEIMTRVGSGGTP, from the coding sequence ATGGCGCTCACACAGCCCGAACCGGGCGGGGTGCTGCACGAGGGGACAGGTCCGCGGACCGCAGCCCTGCGCGGCACGCTCGCCACCACCGCCTGCATGGAGACCCTCCAGGTGGGATACCTGCACGCCGTCGCGGCCGCCGCCGGCTGCTCGCTCTCCCAGCCCTTCCCCGACAACGGCATCGACTGGCACGTCTCCCACGGGGCGCCCGAACACGTAGTCGACGACGAGGTCACCATCAAGGTGCAGCTCAAGGCGACCTACCAGATACCGCCGCGGCCGGCCGGGCCCAGCTTCGGTTTCACCCTCGACAACGAGCACCTGGTGAAACTGGCCCGGACGCCCGTCGCCGTCCACAAGATCCTCGTCGTGATGCTCGTACCGAGGGAGCGCGACCAGTGGCTCGCCGCCGGCCACGACCGGCTCGACCTGAGGCACTGCTGCTACTGGACCAATCTCGCCGGACACCCCGTGACCGGCCGGCGCCGCACCACCGTACGGATCCCCACCACGCGGATCTTCGACGACCGTGCGCTGTGCGAGATCATGACCCGGGTCGGGTCGGGAGGGACACCCTGA
- a CDS encoding DUF4232 domain-containing protein codes for MRVTRKAAALGAATALLAGGLLAGSPAAAAPVAACTGDQFSATGADRTDSGRVRFTVVNDGPTCRLQGFPTVALSGQGSPDRNAPLRVVPRGEARPVVLSQGASASTVLTFTPVLGEADGYCASGAEPTTAPSLVVGIAGMGFQVAPSDGGRFALCGNTVRATAFR; via the coding sequence ATGAGAGTGACCCGGAAGGCGGCCGCCCTGGGCGCCGCGACGGCCCTGCTGGCGGGCGGACTCCTCGCCGGCTCCCCCGCGGCCGCGGCGCCGGTCGCCGCGTGCACCGGGGACCAGTTCTCGGCCACCGGCGCGGACCGCACCGACTCCGGTCGGGTGCGCTTCACCGTGGTCAACGACGGGCCGACGTGCCGGCTGCAGGGTTTCCCGACGGTGGCTCTCTCGGGCCAGGGCTCCCCGGACCGCAACGCGCCGCTGCGCGTCGTCCCCCGGGGCGAGGCCCGGCCGGTGGTGCTGTCCCAGGGCGCGAGCGCCTCGACGGTCCTGACCTTCACCCCGGTCCTCGGCGAGGCGGACGGCTACTGCGCCTCCGGAGCCGAGCCGACCACCGCCCCCTCGCTCGTGGTCGGCATCGCCGGCATGGGATTCCAGGTGGCGCCTTCCGACGGCGGCCGGTTCGCCCTCTGCGGCAACACCGTCCGCGCCACCGCCTTCCGCTGA